The proteins below are encoded in one region of Triticum aestivum cultivar Chinese Spring chromosome 1B, IWGSC CS RefSeq v2.1, whole genome shotgun sequence:
- the LOC123096899 gene encoding uncharacterized protein isoform X1, producing MEEQLLVLGAAGAEKKGDDKSPVLSEVRKQLRLAGPLVVGCLLQNVVQMISVMFVGHLGELALSGASMATSFANVTGFSLLAGMACSLDTLCGQAYGAGQHRMLGVYKQRAMLVLSLASVPVAALWAYTGRILLLLGQDPEIAAGAGGYIRWMIPALLAYGPLQCHVRFLQTQNVVVPVMLSSGATALNHPLVCWALVHGLRMGSKGAALANAVSFLTNLSILALYVRLSPSCSRTWTGFSRDAFRGLTGFLKLAVQSALMHGVVVVRAAGAALGSAPQPQAGDGGPVHLPEHQLPGVHGSARARRCHKHARVERARGGAAGGGAAGGARGDAAGAGGGRVGGAGDAVGAQRVGVRLQQRGGGGRLRRPDDAHPRHVRRVRRPPVRPLRCCQGLRAAEDGRLRQPGGVLPRRHPGGILLRLRLPRWRNGAVVRDMVRAGGADALAPRHFRVRDRLGQRGSESKGQSLHFFAAARYDSNVTRSRQSYSMHARCLLVRREALQN from the exons ATGGAGGAGCAGCTTCTCGTCCTCGGCGCCGCGGGCGCCGAGAAGAAGGGAGACGACAAGAGCCCGGTGCTGAGCGAGGTGAGGAAGCAGCTGCGCCTCGCCGGGCCTCTGGTCGTCGGCTGCCTCCTGCAGAACGTGGTCCAGATGATCTCCGTCATGTTCGTGGGCCACCTCGGCGAGCTCGCGCTCTCCGGCGCCTCCATGGCCACCTCCTTCGCCAACGTCACCGGCTTCAGCTTGCTG GCCGGCATGGCGTGCAGCCTGGACACGCTGTGCGGGCAAGCGTACGGCGCCGGCCAGCACCGCATGCTGGGCGTGTACAAGCAGCGGGCGATGCTGGTGCTGTCCCTGGCGAGCGTGCCCGTGGCGGCGCTCTGGGCGTACACGGGCCGGATCCTGCTCCTCCTCGGGCAGGACCCGGAGATCGCGGCGGGCGCCGGCGGCTACATCCGGTGGATGATCCCGGCGCTGCTGGCGTACGGCCCGCTGCAgtgccacgtccggttcctgcagaCGCAGAACGTGGTGGTGCCCGTGATGCTCAGCTCCGGCGCCACCGCGCTGAACCACCCGCTGGTGTGCTGGGCGCTGGTGCACGGGCTCCGCATGGGGAGCAAGGGCGCCGCCCTCGCCAACGCCGTCTCCTTCCTCACCAACCTCTCCATCCTCGCGCTCTACGTCAGGCTCTCGCCGTCCTGCTCGAGGACCTGGACCGGCTTCTCCCGCGACGCCTTCCGCGGCCTCACCGGGTTCCTCAAGCTCGCCGTGCAGTCCGCCCTCATG CATGGAGTGGTGGTCGTTCGAGCTGCTGGTGCTGCTCTCGGGTCTGCTCCCCAACCCCAAGCTGGAGACGGCGGTCCTGTCCATCTGCCTGAACACCAACTCCCTGGCGTTCATGGCTCCGCTCGGGCTCGGCGGTGCCATAAGCACGCGCGTGTCGAACGAgctcggggcggggcggccggcggcggcgcggctggcggcgcGCGTGGTGATGCTGCTGGCGCTGGCGGTGGGCGCGTCGGAGGGGCTGGTGATGCTGTTGGTGCGCAGCGTGTGGGGGTACGCCTACAGCAACGAGGCGGAGGTGGCCGCCTACGTCGCCCGGATGATGCCCATCCTCGCCATGTCCGTCGTGTTCGACGGCCTCCAGTGCGTCCTCTCAG GTGTTGTCAGGGGCTGCGGGCAGCAGAAGATGGCCGCCTTCGGCAACCTGGCGGCGTACTACCTCGTCGGCATCCCGGCGGCATTCTTCTTCGCCTTCGTCTTCCACGTTGGAGGAATG GGGCTGTGGTTCGGGATATGGTGCGGGCTGGTGGTGCAGATGCTCTCGCTCCTCGCCATTTCCGAGTGCGCGACCGACTGGGACAAAGAG GCAGTGAAAGCAAAGGGCAGAGCCTTCACTTCTTCGCTGCCGCAAGATATGACAGCAACGTAACAAGATCACGGCAGAGTTACAGTATGCATGCACGCTGTTTGCTCGTGAGAAGAGAAGCTCTGCAAAATTGA
- the LOC123096899 gene encoding protein DETOXIFICATION 16 isoform X2 yields MEEQLLVLGAAGAEKKGDDKSPVLSEVRKQLRLAGPLVVGCLLQNVVQMISVMFVGHLGELALSGASMATSFANVTGFSLLAGMACSLDTLCGQAYGAGQHRMLGVYKQRAMLVLSLASVPVAALWAYTGRILLLLGQDPEIAAGAGGYIRWMIPALLAYGPLQCHVRFLQTQNVVVPVMLSSGATALNHPLVCWALVHGLRMGSKGAALANAVSFLTNLSILALYVRLSPSCSRTWTGFSRDAFRGLTGFLKLAVQSALMVCMEWWSFELLVLLSGLLPNPKLETAVLSICLNTNSLAFMAPLGLGGAISTRVSNELGAGRPAAARLAARVVMLLALAVGASEGLVMLLVRSVWGYAYSNEAEVAAYVARMMPILAMSVVFDGLQCVLSGVVRGCGQQKMAAFGNLAAYYLVGIPAAFFFAFVFHVGGMGLWFGIWCGLVVQMLSLLAISECATDWDKEAVKAKGRAFTSSLPQDMTAT; encoded by the exons ATGGAGGAGCAGCTTCTCGTCCTCGGCGCCGCGGGCGCCGAGAAGAAGGGAGACGACAAGAGCCCGGTGCTGAGCGAGGTGAGGAAGCAGCTGCGCCTCGCCGGGCCTCTGGTCGTCGGCTGCCTCCTGCAGAACGTGGTCCAGATGATCTCCGTCATGTTCGTGGGCCACCTCGGCGAGCTCGCGCTCTCCGGCGCCTCCATGGCCACCTCCTTCGCCAACGTCACCGGCTTCAGCTTGCTG GCCGGCATGGCGTGCAGCCTGGACACGCTGTGCGGGCAAGCGTACGGCGCCGGCCAGCACCGCATGCTGGGCGTGTACAAGCAGCGGGCGATGCTGGTGCTGTCCCTGGCGAGCGTGCCCGTGGCGGCGCTCTGGGCGTACACGGGCCGGATCCTGCTCCTCCTCGGGCAGGACCCGGAGATCGCGGCGGGCGCCGGCGGCTACATCCGGTGGATGATCCCGGCGCTGCTGGCGTACGGCCCGCTGCAgtgccacgtccggttcctgcagaCGCAGAACGTGGTGGTGCCCGTGATGCTCAGCTCCGGCGCCACCGCGCTGAACCACCCGCTGGTGTGCTGGGCGCTGGTGCACGGGCTCCGCATGGGGAGCAAGGGCGCCGCCCTCGCCAACGCCGTCTCCTTCCTCACCAACCTCTCCATCCTCGCGCTCTACGTCAGGCTCTCGCCGTCCTGCTCGAGGACCTGGACCGGCTTCTCCCGCGACGCCTTCCGCGGCCTCACCGGGTTCCTCAAGCTCGCCGTGCAGTCCGCCCTCATGGTCTG CATGGAGTGGTGGTCGTTCGAGCTGCTGGTGCTGCTCTCGGGTCTGCTCCCCAACCCCAAGCTGGAGACGGCGGTCCTGTCCATCTGCCTGAACACCAACTCCCTGGCGTTCATGGCTCCGCTCGGGCTCGGCGGTGCCATAAGCACGCGCGTGTCGAACGAgctcggggcggggcggccggcggcggcgcggctggcggcgcGCGTGGTGATGCTGCTGGCGCTGGCGGTGGGCGCGTCGGAGGGGCTGGTGATGCTGTTGGTGCGCAGCGTGTGGGGGTACGCCTACAGCAACGAGGCGGAGGTGGCCGCCTACGTCGCCCGGATGATGCCCATCCTCGCCATGTCCGTCGTGTTCGACGGCCTCCAGTGCGTCCTCTCAG GTGTTGTCAGGGGCTGCGGGCAGCAGAAGATGGCCGCCTTCGGCAACCTGGCGGCGTACTACCTCGTCGGCATCCCGGCGGCATTCTTCTTCGCCTTCGTCTTCCACGTTGGAGGAATG GGGCTGTGGTTCGGGATATGGTGCGGGCTGGTGGTGCAGATGCTCTCGCTCCTCGCCATTTCCGAGTGCGCGACCGACTGGGACAAAGAG GCAGTGAAAGCAAAGGGCAGAGCCTTCACTTCTTCGCTGCCGCAAGATATGACAGCAACGTAA